A region of Carettochelys insculpta isolate YL-2023 chromosome 9, ASM3395843v1, whole genome shotgun sequence DNA encodes the following proteins:
- the PARS2 gene encoding putative proline--tRNA ligase, mitochondrial, which produces MCPALPRGGWDRGCSLALGRAWLRRRWKESRPALTSRVLPQRCGSRGHQGHPRGAPRLALSKLFQPLNLREAGAIGLESKAEELTCKSQRLMIQAGLIYPSSPGCYSYMPYTVRAMEKLVKVIDQEMQAIGGQKLNLPSLSSAELWRTSGRWDLMGKELFRLADRHSKEYCLGPTHEETITDLIASQGNLSYKQLPLLLYQITRKFRDEPKPRFGLLRSREFYMKDMYTFDTCEEAALQTYNLVCEAYCNVFNSLGLRFVKVQADTGSIGGSMSHEFQLPAAIGEDKLMICSNCSFSANVETINPDQTDCPVCKQKLGETKGIEVGHTFYLGTKYTSVFNVTFHTAENKPVIAEMGCYGLGITRILAASIEVLSMEDSIRWPNLIAPYQVCLIPPKKGSREERGEALMDNLYDSIVEAVPWIKGDAVLDDRTHLTIGKRLKDANRLGYPYVIIAGKKVFYNPPEFEVWNQNIGEIMFLTKEGVIELLSKVQVP; this is translated from the coding sequence ATGTGTCCGGCGCTGCCCCGCGGCGGGTGGGACAGAGGCTGCTCCCTGGCgctggggagggcctggctgcgAAGGCGATGGAAGGAATCGCGTCCTGCTCTGACCAGCCGCGTCCTCCCTCAGCGGTGTGGTTCCAGGGGGCACCAGGGGCACCCGCGCGGGGCACCGCGCCTGGCGCTCTCCAAGCTCTTTCAGCCTCTGAATCTCCGGGAGGCCGGTGCGATTGGGCTGGAGAGCAAAGCCGAGGAGCTGACGTGCAAGAGCCAGAGGCTGATGATCCAAGCGGGGTTAATCTACCCCTCGAGCCCCGGCTGCTACTCCTACATGCCCTACACTGTCCGAGCAATGGAGAAGCTTGTCAAGGTGATAGACCAGGAAATGCAGGCTATTGGGGGACAGAAGCTAAATCTGCCCAGTTTGAGTTCTGCAGAGCTCTGGAGAACCAGTGGGCGGTGGGATTTAATGGGCAAAGAGCTCTTCCGACTTGCAGACAGACATAGCAAAGAGTACTGCCTGGGGCCAACTCACGAAGAGACCATCACTGACCTGATTGCCTCCCAAGGGAACTTGTCCTACAAGCAGCTGCCACTCCTGCTGTATCAGATAACACGGAAGTTTCGAGATGAACCCAAGCCCCGGTTTGGCTTGCTGCGCAGCAGGGAATTCTACATGAAAGATATGTACACATTTGATACCTGCGAGGAAGCTGCTCTCCAGACCTACAACCTGGTGTGTGAGGCCTACTGCAATGTGTTTAACAGCTTGGGGTTGCGCTTTGTCAAAGTGCAGGCAGATACAGGCAGCATCGGAGGGAGCATGTCCCATGAgttccagctgcctgcagctattGGAGAGGACAAGCTGATGATCTGCTCCAATTGTAGTTTTTCAGCAAATGTGGAAACAATAAATCCTGACCAGACAGATTGCCCAGTTTGTAAACAAAAGTTGGGTGAGACTAAAGGGATTGAAGTTGGGCATACGTTTTATCTGGGCACCAAGTACACTTCGGTTTTTAATGTCACTTTCCACACTGCAGAAAACAAGCCTGTCATAGCAGAAATGGGTTGCTATGGCTTGGGCATAACTCGGATTCTGGCTGCTTCTATCGAGGTGCTGTCAATGGAAGACAGCATCCGTTGGCCAAACCTCATTGCACCTTATCAAGTGTGCCTCATTCCCCCtaagaaaggcagcagggaagagagaggtgAAGCACTAATGGATAATTTGTATGACAGTATTGTTGAAGCTGTGCCTTGGATAAAAGGGGATGCTGTCCTCGATGATAGGACTCACTTGACCATTGGTAAAAGACTAAAAGATGCTAACAGACTTGGTTATCCATATGTTATAATAGCTGGGAAGAAAGTTTTTTATAATCCTCCTGAGTTTGAAGTTTGGAATCAAAACATTGGGGAGATCATGTTTCTTACTAAAGAAGGTGTAATCGAATTGCTAAGTAAAGTGCAAGTTCCCTGA